One genomic window of Struthio camelus isolate bStrCam1 chromosome 1, bStrCam1.hap1, whole genome shotgun sequence includes the following:
- the CHKB gene encoding choline/ethanolamine kinase, with the protein MAAAAAAGCGPGPMPVPVRGAPRGAVPAATRLQAYAWCREFLAGSWKLIGPDEFGIGPVSGGLSNLLFKCALPEHILSVGDEPRQVLLRVYGAILQGVDSLVLESVMFAILAERELGPRLYGVFPQGRLEQYIPSRRLRTEDLWDPDISREIAVKMSRFHGMVMPFNKEPKWLFGTMEGYLKQISELTFPEEAQLKKFNCLKAYNLQEEMKSLRELLESTPSPVVFCHNDVQEGNILLLAGHEASSSDKLMLIDFEYSSYNYRGFDIGNHFCEWVYNYTHDSWPFYKASLENYPNRQQQLHFIRHYLSEDSGRRGDTTHEEQARIEEEMLTEINRFALASHFFWGLWSILQAKISTIKFGYLDYAQSRFEAYFQQKAQCL; encoded by the exons atggcggcggcggcggcggcggggtgcgggccggggccgatgccggtgccggtgcgcggggccccccgcggggccgtgCCCGCCGCCACCCGGCTGCAGGCCTACGCCTGGTGCCGCGAGTTCCTCGCCGGCTCCTGGAAGCTCATCGGTCCCGACGAGTTCGGCATCGGGCCCGTCAG CGGGGGGCTCAGCAACCTGCTGTTCAAGTGCGCGCTGCCGGAGCACATCCTGAGCGTGGGGGACGAGCCCCGGCAGGTGCTGCTGCGCGTCTACGGGGCCATCCTGCAG gGTGTGGACTCGCTGGTCCTGGAGAGCGTGATGTTCGCCATCCTGGCAGAGCGGGAGCTGGGGCCCCGGCTCTACGGCGTCTTTCCCCAGGGACGACTGGAGCAGTACATTCCG AGCCGGCGCCTCCGGACTGAGGACCTGTGGGACCCCGACATCTCCAGGGAGATCGCAGTGAAGATGTCCCGGTTCCATGGCATGGTGATGCCCTTCAACAAGGAGCCCAAGTGGTTGTTTGGGACCATGGAGGG GTACCTGAAGCAGATTTCAGAGCTCACCTTCCCTGAAGAAGCCCAGCTGAAGAAGTTCAACTGCCTCAAGGCTTATAACCTGCAGGAAGAGATGAAGAGCCTCAG ggagctgctggagtCCACGCCCTCACCTGTGGTCTTCTGCCACAATGACGTCCAGGAAG GGAACATCCTTCTGCTGGCTGGGCACGAAGCTTCCTCCTCCGACAAGCTCATGCTCATCGATTTTGAATACAGCAGCTACAACTACCG GGGCTTTGATATCGGCAACCATTTCTGCGAGTGGGTTTACAACTACACCCATGATTCCTGGCCCTTCTACAAGGCTTCCCTGGAGAACTATCCAAATCGGCAGCAGCAG CTGCATTTCATTCGACACTACCTCTCTGAGGACTCAGGACGACGTGGGGACACTACACACGAAGAGCAGGCCCGCATTGAGGAAGAGATGCTCACTGAGATCAACCG GTTTGCTTTGGCCTCTCACTTCTTCTGGGGCCTGTGGTCCATTCTCCAGGCAAAGATCTCCACCATCAAGTTTGGGTACCTG GACTATGCGCAGAGCCGCTTCGAGGCCTACTTCCAGCAGAAGGCGCAGTGCCTGTGA
- the MAPK8IP2 gene encoding C-Jun-amino-terminal kinase-interacting protein 2: protein MADRAEMFSLSTFHSLSPPGCRPPQDISLEEFDDEDLSEITDDCGIGLNYDSDHYEKDCLVLERSEQPHPVCTFQDDFQEFEMIDDNEEEEEEEEEEGNELEAPPSPSASPIPSPATEETQKHRPTTLNLTAPGTQDSLNNNGSYPPPAPAHRTSWQDTLLHSSSSSSSSSSSSHAGHSSPHACIQDGPCSESRRGPGPSPGEAAPAPAPRPPSRFDSQGNSHQPPAPGNPPPRGAGEDYNMNIISSSLSPPGLRQPPPGPSLSPAGAAAPPGAPAGSRQPAAPDPGEGQEPGGAGSPGAPPAPAARCGTPLSEDELAEGYGEPGADRSEGRGSRPPPGTYACLKGLTEPLGSDGEGPRHGRAAGVRGRPSGSSETTSPSSDPGIEADLTSRNSKPFLPCSRHSEDLSSPGSDSDVEGEIEAAFASGRLVSNMISSISETELDLSSDSSSGRSSHLTNSIEEASSPTSEAELETELEAPGVMGIKDSLLLDKGKEEEETLERELPESGVVRRESLADLKVEGYYDSLNPEDSSAPVDQTEVSASSPLDLKIDPDHSLESIRRSFYLPVGPKLMPEADDEDNSEYDSDSESEPDLSEDSDSPWLLSNLVNKMISEGSYPIKCPDECFQQTHSLCDTISPASDLEPELLSEALDGEPGLRDSPVSEAEPAALSSSQRSIELVDMETLRSSLQRAEDERSLSTGPGTEPAPEPPADDPGPYLFLSNPTNDTIAPVFPGRPVTIDRLGSSEVLATFGCCAGPPRAVPCSSPGGTAGTDVASGEPRAEGEPAASPKDWAIDKDLDSGILEDNDMIDDVRLEPLGQDPDAFPPALDVSTAKTNRCFTMTYSTDDDEAPYLGSLKASPFPEDPRGFGGDLPLSPAPEALEPRALDESLAYDSVKYTLVVDEHTQLELVSLRRCTSVLSDDSDLLRACDHCDLEDEAAFGDGLAAPDAQSSSEDSSPEADLQFSKKFLNVFVNSTSRSSSTESFGLFSCMVNGEEREQTHRAVFRFIPRHEDELELDVDDPILVELEEDDYWYRGYNMRTGERGIFPAFYAHEVVGQARDVVGLKRNPCWVERFNVQFLGSVEVPYHQGNGILCAAMQKIATTRKLTVHLRPPASCDLEITLQGIKLILTVNEYSRDEEFERCSHFFQMKNISFCGCHPRNSCYFGFITKHPVLSRFACHVFVSQESMRHVAECVGRAFQEYYQEHLEYACPTEDIYLE, encoded by the exons ATGGCGGATCGCGCCGAGATGTTCTCGCTCTCCACCTTCCACTCGCTCTCCCCGCCGGGCTGCAG gcccccccaggaCATCAGCCTGGAGGAGTTCGACGACGAGGACCTGTCGGAGATCACGGACGACTGCGGGATCGGACTGAACTACGACTCGGACCACTACGAGAAG GACTGCCTGGTGCTGGAGCGCAGCGAGCAGCCGCACCCGGTGTGCACCTTCCAGGATGACTTCCAGGAGTTCGAGATGATCGACGAcaacgaggaggaggaggaggaggaagaggaggagggcaaCGAGCTGGAAGCTCCGCCGTCACCTTCCGCCTCGCCCATCCCCTCGCCCGCCACGGAGGAGACGCAGAAGCACCGGCCCACCACCCTCAACCTGACGGCACCGGGCACCCAG GACTCCCTGAACAACAACGGCAGCTACCCGCCTCCCGCCCCAGCGCATCGGACCTCGTGGCAGGACACCCTtctccactcctcctcctcctcctcctcctcctcctcttcctcgcacGCCG GGCACTCGTCCCCGCACGCCTGCATCCAGGACGGACCCTGCTCGGAGAGCCGGCGGGGTCCGGGGCCGAGCCCCGGggaggcagcgccggccccggccccgcggccgccctccCGCTTCGACTCGCAGGGCAACAGCCACCAGCCGCCGGCGCCCGGGaacccgccgccccggggcgccggcgAGGATTACAACATGAACATCATCTCCTCTTCGCTCTCGCCGCCTGGCCTCCGCCAGCCGCCCCCCGGGCCGTCCCTCTCTCCGGCGGGGGCTGCCGctccccccggcgcgccggccggctcccggcagcccgcggcgcccgACCCCGGCGAGGGGCaggagcccggcggcgcgggcagccccggcgccccgccggcccccgccgcgcgctGCGGCACCCCGCTCTCCGAGGACGAGCTGGCCGAGGGCTACGGAGAGCCGGGCGCCGACCGGAGCGAgggccgggggtcccggcccccgccgggcacCTACGCCTGCCTCAAGGGGCTGACGGAGCCGCTCGGCTCCGACGGCGAGGGCCCCCGCcacggccgggcggccggcgtgCGCGGGCGCCCCTCGGGCTCCTCCGAgaccacctcgccctcctcggaCCCCGGCATCGAGGCCGACCTCACCAGCAGGAACTCCAAGCCGTTCCTGCCCTGCAGCCGGCACAGCGAAGACCTCAGCTCGCCCGGCTCCGACTCGGACGTGGAGGGGGAGATCGAGGCGGCTTTCGCCTCCGGGCGCCTGGTCAGCAACATGATCTCCTCCATCTCGGAGACGGAGCTCGACCTGAGCAGCGACAGCAGCAGCGGCAGGTCCTCCCACCTCACCAACTCCATCGAGgaggccagctcccccacctcgGAGGCTGAGCTGGAGACGGAGCTGGAGGCGCCGGGCGTCATGGGCATCAAGGACTCCCTGCTGCTGGacaagggcaaggaggaggaggagaccctGGAGAGGGAGCTCCCGGAGAGCGGCGTGGTGAGGAGGGAGAGCCTGGCGGACCTGAAGGTGGAGGGTTACTACGACAGCCTGAACCCGGAGGACTCCTCCGCGCCCGTGGACCAGACGGAGGTGTCTGCCTCCAGCCCCCTGGACCTGAAGATCGACCCAGACCACAGCCTGGAGAGCATCCGGCGCTCCTTCTACCTGCCCGTGGGGCCCAAGCTCATGCCGGAGGCAGACGACGAGGACAACAGCGAGTACGACTCCGACTCGGAGTCGGAGCCCGACCTCAGCGAGGACTCGGACTCACCTTGGCTGCTGAGCAACCTCGTCAACAAGATGATCTCGGAGGGCTCCTACCCCATCAAGTGCCCGGACGAGTGCTTCCAGCAGACCCACTCGCTCTGCGACACCATCTCCCCGGCCTCCGACCTGGAGCCCGAGCTGCTGAGCGAGGCGCTGGACGGGGAGCCCGGCTTGCGGGACTCCCCGGTGAGCGAGGCGGAGCCGGCCGCGCTGTCCTCCTCCCAGCGCAGCATCGAGCTGGTGGACATGGAGACGCTGCGCAGCTCCCTGCAGCGCGCCGAGGACGAGCGGTCCCTGAGCACCGGCCCGGGGACAGAGCCGgcgccggagccgcccgcggATGACCCGGGCCCCTACCTCTTCCTGAGCAACCCGACCAACGACACCATCGCGCCCGTGTTCCCAGGGCGCCCCGTCACCATCGACAGGCTGGGCAGCTCCGAGGTCCTGGCCACCTTTGGCTgctgcgcggggccgccccgcgccgtccCGTGCAGCTCCCCCGGTGGCACGGCCGGGACGGACGTCGCCTCCGGGGAGCCCCGCGCCGAGGGAGAGCCCGCGGCCAGCCCGAAGGACTGGGCCATCGACAAGGACCTGGACTCGGGCATCCTGGAGGACAACGACATGATCGACGACGTCCGGTTAGAGCCCCTGGGGCAGGACCCCGACGCCTTCCCGCCTGCCCTGGACGTCTCCACCGCCAAGACCAACCGCTGCTTCACCATGACCTACTCCACGGACGACGACGAGGCGCCCTACCTCGGCAGCCTGAAGGCCTCCCCCTTCCCCGAGGACCCGCGGGGCTTCGGGGGGGACCTGCCGCTGTCGCCGGCCCCCGAGGCGCTGGAGCCGCGGGCGCTGGACGAGTCCCTGGCCTACGACTCGGTGAAGTACACGCTGGTGGTGGACGAGCACACGCAGCTGGAGCTGGTGAGCCTGCGGCGCTGCACCTCGGTGCTGAGCGACGACAGCGACCTGCTGCGCGCCTGCGACCACTGCGACCTGGAGGACGAGGCGGCCTTCGGGGACGGGCTGGCGGCCCCCGACGCCCAGAGCTCCTCCGAGGACTCGTCCCCCGAGGCCGACCTCCAGTTCTCCAAGAAGTTCCTCAACGTCTTCGTCAACAGCACGTCCCGCTCCTCCA GCACCGAGTCCTTCGGGCTGTTCTCCTGCATGGTGAACGGGGAGGAGCGGGAGCAGACCCACCGGGCCGTCTTCAG GTTCATCCCGCGCCACGAGGACGAGCTGGAGCTGGACGTGGACGACCCCATCCTGGTGGAGCTGGAGGAGGACGACTACTGGTACCGGGGCTACAACATGCGGACGGGGGAGAGGGGCATCTTCCCCGCCTTCTACGCCCACGAGGTCGTCGGCCAAGCCCGCGACGTTGTAG GCCTGAAGAGAAACCCGTGCTGGGTGGAGCGGTTCAACGTGCAGTTCCTGGGCTCCGTGGAGGTGCCCTACCATCAGGGCAACGGCATCCTCTGCGCCGCCATGCAGAAG ATTGCCACCACCAGGAAGCTGACGGTGCATTTGCGCCCGCCGGCCAGCTGCGACCTGGAGATCACGCTGCAAGGCATCAAGCTCATCCTGACGGTGAACGAGTACAGCCGGGACGAGGAG